From Anopheles arabiensis isolate DONGOLA chromosome 3, AaraD3, whole genome shotgun sequence, a single genomic window includes:
- the LOC120901677 gene encoding replication factor C subunit 3 gives MSLWVDRYRPRELAKLDYHKPQASQLINLCSQGDFPHLMFYGPSGAGKKTRIICLLRELYGPGVERLRNEVMNFTTPSNKKIEIMTVSSNYHIEVNPSDVGIYDRVVITDMIKQIAQTQQIDPSGQREFKTIVLSEVDELTKDAQHALRRTMEKYVATCRLILCVNSTSRIIPAVKSRCLGIRVSAPTEDEIVSIMNSICKKESLHIPPELAARIAQKSERNLRRAILTLEACKVMQYPFTANQEIPDMDWQTYLKETANMIVQEQTPQRMEVVRERLYELLSQGIPPDIIFKGLVQILVKNCDMSLKTQTLSFAGLYDHRMQRGSKHIFHLEAFVAQFMALYKKFLNQVSVMDMDDF, from the exons ATGTCGCTCTGGGTTGACCGCTACCGGCCGCGGGAACTAGCGAAGCTGGACTACCACAAACCGCAAGCAAGCCAGCTAATAAATTTGTGCTCGCAGGGCGATTTTCCGCACCTGATGTTCTACGGTCCGTCCGGGGCGGGCAAGAAAACGCGCATCATCTGTCTGCTGCGCGAGCTGTACGGTCCGGGTGTCGAGCGGCTCCGCAATGAGGTGATGAACTTTACCACACCGTCGAACAAAAAGATCGAAATCATGACCGTCAGCAGCAACTATCACATCGAGGTGAATCCGTCCGACGTCGGCATCTACGATCGGGTCGTCATCACGGACATGATCAAACAGATTGCCCAAACGCAACAAATCGACCCGTCGGGGCAGCGGGAGTTCAAAACGATCGTACTGTCGGAGGTGGACGAACTGACGAAGGACGCACAGCATGCGCTGCGTCGCACGATGGAAAAGTATGTGGCCACGTGCCGGTTGATACTGTGCGTGAACTCCACGTCGCGCATCATTCCGGCGGTTAAGAGCCGTTGCCTCGGGATACGCGTATCGGCACCGACGGAGGATGAGATTGTGTCCATCATGAAT TCAATCTGCAAAAAGGAGAGCCTTCACATTCCGCCCGAGCTAGCGGCCAGGATTGCGCAAAAGTCGGAGCGGAACCTGCGCCGCGCCATACTCACACTGGAAGCGTGCAAGGTGATGCAGTACCCGTTCACCGCCAACCAGGAAATACCGGACATGGACTGGCAGACGTACCTGAAGGAGACGGCCAACATGATCGTGCAGGAGCAAACGCCTCAGCGCATGGAGGTGGTGCGCGAACGTCTGTACGAGCTGTTGTCGCAGGGCATCCCGCCGGACATCATCTTCAAGGGTTTGGTGCAGATACTCGTGAAGAACTGCGACATGAGCCTGAAGACGCAGACGCTCAGCTTCGCCGGCCTGTACGACCATCGGATGCAGCGGGGCAGCAAGCACATTTTCCACCTGGAAGCGTTCGTGGCGCAGTTTATGGCGCTGTACAAGAAATTCCTCAACCAAGTGTCGGTAATGGATATGGATGATTTTTGA
- the LOC120902493 gene encoding chitotriosidase-1-like, whose translation MSGIARHVDYILLMSYDYNGSWDSYTGHNAPLSWGSVETDYQRRLNVEASVSDWIGRGSVPKSKLIVGLAAFGRTFTLSSSGNYKPRASATGAGRPGPYTQQQGTLAYYEVKDAFGEGRIWDDQQHVPYAVSGDQWVSYDDPQSIRMKCEFIRREGLGGAMIWSIDQDEFQGGRFTLLRTVAECL comes from the coding sequence ATGTCCGGCATTGCCCGCCACGTTGACTACATTCTGCTGATGAGCTACGATTACAACGGCTCGTGGGACAGCTACACTGGCCACAATGCGCCGCTTTCCTGGGGTAGTGTAGAAACCGACTACCAGCGACGGCTGAACGTTGAGGCTAGCGTCAGCGATTGGATTGGACGTGGTAGTGTACCGAAGTCGAAGCTGATCGTCGGCTTAGCTGCGTTCGGACGTACGTTCACGCTGAGCTCCTCGGGCAACTATAAACCACGGGCGTCCGCCACGGGTGCTGGACGCCCTGGCCCTTACACACAGCAGCAGGGCACACTTGCCTACTACGAGGTGAAGGATGCGTTTGGTGAAGGACGCATTTGGGATGATCAGCAGCACGTGCCGTATGCGGTTAGCGGCGATCAGTGGGTTAGCTACGATGATCCGCAAAGTATTCGCATGAAATGTGAGTTCATTCGAAGGGAAGGCCTGGGTGGAGCAATGATCTGGTCGATCGACCAGGATGAGTTCCAGGGAGGAAGATTCACGCTGCTGCGTACGGTTGCTGAATGTTTGTAA
- the LOC120903942 gene encoding protein arginine N-methyltransferase 5 gives MAMDQKVNISVSLYLDTAGNLSKEIDSASKANCSSVTVPIVHWNYNREFVREPLRSKHGPFTRSDLLLSSTQWLNRVICRIGDNLDLDSPVDHIQRQAERTIRQEMSFAEHLVQNGYLYTKLSSTNCANFARTVGCTMFKGTLLVEVPITNPKLTQYGWRRDVAEDADATVESPWCWWNTFRCHADYNPTVKVALELTADVPKQEEIFRWLGEPVDAIVLPANIFLTNAKNYPVLSKAHQSMLNLFYRTFSCHFILKANPSDGHLAHYVDYIKYTIQHNYVKNPLHGYEDLLQIPLQPLYDNLDSFTYEVFEKDPVKYIYYQNAIEQALLDRVPEADRATATTIIMVVGGGRGPLVRAALNASQTTNCKVKVYVIEKNPNAIVTLTAHINELWRDRNVELISTDMREFNPPEKADILVSELLGSFGDNELSPECLDGAQKHLKDSGISIPCKSTSYINPCFGSKVFNQVRLLERSPHWKDRVISSRHMEQAYVAYQKNAYHIDNPQPLFEFVHPNRESDDPIDNNRYKTVRFRAALDCVMNGFTGYFDTVLYKDITLSIHPFTHTKGLASWFSMFIPLTDPVQLRKGDEITVHFWRCVASHKVWYEWSLSAPVVTHVHNIDGRGQPIWQ, from the coding sequence ATGGCGATGGATCAAAAGGTGAACATTTCCGTATCTCTCTACCTCGACACGGCCGGCAACCTGTCCAAGGAGATCGACAGCGCGTCGAAAGCGAACTGCAGCTCCGTCACCGTGCCCATCGTGCACTGGAACTACAATCGGGAGTTTGTGCGGGAACCGCTTCGCTCCAAGCACGGTCCCTTCACGCGCTCCGATCTGTTGCTGTCCTCTACGCAATGGTTAAACCGTGTGATTTGTCGGATCGGCGACAATCTCGACCTGGACTCACCGGTCGACCACATACAGCGGCAGGCGGAGCGTACCATCCGGCAGGAGATGTCCTTTGCCGAGCATCTGGTGCAGAATGGGTACCTTTACACGAAGCTGTCGAGCACGAACTGTGCCAACTTTGCCCGCACGGTTGGCTGTACCATGTTCAAGGGAACGCTGCTGGTGGAAGTGCCCATCACGAACCCGAAACTCACACAGTACGGTTGGCGGCGTGACGTGGCGGAGGATGCGGACGCGACGGTGGAGAGCCCATGGTGCTGGTGGAACACCTTCCGGTGCCATGCGGACTACAATCCGACCGTAAAGGTGGCCCTGGAGCTGACGGCGGACGTGCCGAAGCAGGAGGAAATCTTCCGCTGGCTGGGTGAACCGGTCGATGCGATCGTACTGCCGGCTAACATTTTCCTCACCAATGCCAAAAACTATCCCGTCCTTTCGAAGGCTCACCAGTCGATGTTGAATCTCTTCTACCGGACGTTTAGCTGCCATTTCATACTGAAGGCGAACCCGTCGGATGGCCATCTGGCGCATTACGTGGACTATATCAAGTACACGATACAGCACAACTACGTCAAGAATCCGCTGCACGGGTACGAAGATTTGCTCCAGATCCCGCTGCAACCGCTGTACGACAATCTGGACAGCTTCACGTACGAAGTGTTCGAGAAGGATCCGGTCAAGTACATTTACTACCAGAACGCCATCGAACAGGCGCTGTTGGATCGGGTGCCGGAGGCGGATCGTGCCacagccaccaccatcattatGGTCGTTGGCGGTGGGCGGGGACCGTTGGTGCGTGCCGCACTAAACGCTTCGCAAACCACCAACTGCAAGGTGAAGGTGTACGTGATAGAGAAAAACCCGAACGCGATCGTGACGCTGACGGCGCACATTAACGAGCTGTGGCGCGATCGGAACGTGGAGCTCATCTCGACGGATATGCGCGAGTTTAACCCACCGGAAAAGGCCGACATACTAGTGTCGGAGCTGTTGGGCTCGTTCGGCGACAATGAACTGTCGCCGGAGTGTTTGGATGGGGCGCAGAAGCACCTGAAGGACAGCGGGATCAGCATACCGTGCAAATCGACCTCGTACATTAACCCGTGCTTCGGCTCGAAGGTGTTCAATCAGGTGCGGCTGCTCGAGCGCAGTCCCCACTGGAAGGATCGGGTCATCTCCTCCCGCCACATGGAGCAAGCGTACGTGGCGTATCAGAAGAATGCTTACCACATCGACAACCCTCAGCCGCTGTTTGAGTTCGTGCACCCGAACAGGGAGAGTGACGATCCGATCGATAACAACCGGTACAAGACGGTTCGGTTCCGTGCCGCGCTGGACTGTGTGATGAATGGGTTCACCGGGTACTTCGACACGGTACTGTACAAGGACATTACGCTCAGCATACATCCGTTTACGCACACGAAGGGATTGGCGTCCTGGTTTTCGATGTTTATCCCGCTGACGGATCCGGTGCAGCTGCGCAAGGGTGACGAAATTACGGTACACTTCTGGCGGTGCGTTGCCTCGCACAAGGTGTGGTACGAGTGGAGCCTTAGCGCGCCGGTGGTGACGCACGTGCACAACATCGACGGACGGGGGCAACCGATATGGCAGTAG